The following are from one region of the Actinomyces sp. oral taxon 897 genome:
- a CDS encoding DUF2249 domain-containing protein: MSEDPNLIPVTEIRRTGHSCGCGEHDPERLTLDARAIPHRLRHAAVIGAVSSLQVGEGLDLVAPHVPTPLLVQIDQQLPMTFQHTLLEAEDGYARVEILRTA, from the coding sequence ATGAGCGAGGACCCGAACCTCATCCCCGTGACCGAGATCCGTCGTACCGGCCACAGCTGTGGCTGCGGCGAGCACGACCCCGAGCGCCTGACCCTGGACGCCCGCGCGATCCCCCACCGCCTGCGCCACGCCGCCGTCATCGGCGCCGTCTCCAGCCTGCAGGTGGGTGAGGGCCTCGACCTGGTGGCGCCCCACGTGCCCACCCCGCTCCTGGTCCAGATCGACCAGCAGCTGCCCATGACCTTCCAGCACACCCTGCTGGAGGCCGAGGACGGCTACGCCCGCGTGGAGATCCTGCGCACTGCCTGA